The window TTCAAATCCTTTATTTTTGGAGCTGGTGATCGGATTTGAACCGATGGCCAGCGGTTTACGAAACCGCTGCTCTACCACTGAGCTACACCAGCACAGAAACTTAAAGATAATTCGCCCTCTATCTTCTACACCATAACCAGTATTGTATAATATCAAGAAGATACAATCAATAATGCCATTTAGGAATTGAAGGCAAATGCTAAATTCGTCAAAAACTATGTATTTTTAATTCTTGAATGACAACCAAAAAAACTACTTGACAAATTAAATTGAATATATTAAACTAATCTAACAAATAAAGGTATATCTAAATAATTTTTGAGACAGTATGGAAAATAAAAAGAATAAAAAGTTAAGTTCAAATATGGAAGATTATTTGGAGGCTGTCGCTGTGCTTAAGAAGAAGAACGGTGTTGCCAGGGCAGGGGGTATTAGCAATCTTTTAAATGTAAAGGCTTCAAGCGTAACCAGTGCCTTGAACACACTTGCCAAAAGCGGATTCGTTCTCCATGAAAGATATGGCTATGTTGAACTTACCAAGAAAGGGAAAGAATTATCTCATCATATTCAGAAACAGCATGATATACTAACTAAGTTTTTAACCGATGTTTTAAGTGTAGATTCCACCATAGCTATAGAAGATGCCTGTAAGATGGAGCACACCCTAAGCCCGCAAACCTTCCAGAAGTTAACAGAGTTTATAAAATTTGTAGCAATCCGCCCCGATGGTCAAAGGCCCGAGTGGTTAAAAAGTTTAGACTATTACCTTAAAACAGGAAAGCGGCTCAGGTGTAAAATAAAAAAGATAAAACAAGGACTTTAAAGAAGATAATTTTTTAATGTAAAAGTTAGAAATATCTAACATAGTTATATATCTAAAACAAATAGGGCTTCACAAAATTCGTTTAAGCCCTATTGATTACATTGATTAAAATTCAGATTACACAGATTAAATGCCGTCGAGACCATCTGTGTAATCTTTCAAAAATCTGTGTAATCAACAGCCCTGAGCTAATTTTGTGAAGGGCTGTCTAAAACAAATGAAAGGAGGGGTAAAGTGGGAGAAAAGATATTACGAGAATTGAAACCAAAGGAGTCAGGTAAGGTAAAAAAGATCTATGGCGAGGGAGTGCTTCATAAGAGGCTTCTGGATATGGGTATCGTTAAAGGCACAACAATAGAAGTTACTAAGGTTGCCCCCTTAGGTGATCCTATAGATATAAAGATAAGGGGATATCATTTATCCTTGCGAAAAGAAGAAGCGGCTCAAATTTCTGTGGAGGTAGATTAAATATGCACA is drawn from bacterium Unc6 and contains these coding sequences:
- a CDS encoding ferrous iron transport protein A — protein: MGEKILRELKPKESGKVKKIYGEGVLHKRLLDMGIVKGTTIEVTKVAPLGDPIDIKIRGYHLSLRKEEAAQISVEVD